In Desulfovibrio sp. UIB00, the following are encoded in one genomic region:
- a CDS encoding DUF4198 domain-containing protein — MTLLVPSQPSIEAPAPRPKQDAPAKREDKKDEKRQQDAKTASGKAEQPADAAGKQPEQAPATPTAEGKSASEAKPAPNGEAAPADSPAKQEQAAAPAQAPAEPQIDEEVDVLITMMRPFQYEGLVMDMPQMFAVLRYDSTTPIKDGVAQPERRDLLGDMEEIRYLNQKAWGANVALAKPGLYQFIIEGRPWWDAAHGRFLQHYVKTTLPVYGVERGWNLPVGQRFEIVPLSRPFGLTAPAMFSGVVLMDGKPLAAASVRMARINTEKRPVPTSWHEDIAARTNNKGEFSFVLNQPGWWCCMASIPGDPLKGPDGQPKPLQLGTLFWLYVDSLSSETRKR; from the coding sequence GTGACGCTGCTGGTGCCCAGCCAGCCCAGTATTGAAGCACCTGCCCCCCGACCAAAGCAGGACGCCCCCGCCAAGCGCGAGGATAAAAAAGACGAAAAACGCCAGCAGGACGCCAAAACGGCATCCGGCAAGGCAGAACAACCCGCTGATGCCGCCGGCAAGCAGCCGGAACAGGCCCCCGCTACGCCCACTGCCGAAGGCAAGTCGGCTTCCGAAGCCAAACCAGCGCCCAATGGCGAGGCCGCCCCGGCAGACTCCCCGGCCAAGCAGGAGCAGGCCGCTGCCCCTGCACAAGCGCCCGCTGAGCCGCAGATAGATGAAGAAGTAGACGTGCTTATCACCATGATGCGCCCCTTCCAGTACGAAGGGTTGGTCATGGACATGCCGCAAATGTTTGCGGTGCTGCGCTACGACAGCACCACACCGATAAAAGACGGCGTGGCGCAGCCCGAACGGCGCGATCTGCTGGGCGACATGGAAGAAATCCGCTACCTGAACCAGAAAGCATGGGGGGCCAACGTCGCCCTGGCCAAACCAGGACTCTACCAGTTCATCATTGAGGGTCGTCCCTGGTGGGATGCTGCGCACGGACGCTTCTTACAGCATTACGTCAAAACAACACTGCCTGTGTATGGCGTTGAGCGCGGCTGGAACCTGCCCGTGGGCCAGCGTTTTGAAATCGTACCGCTTTCCCGGCCTTTTGGCCTTACTGCGCCTGCCATGTTTTCCGGCGTGGTGCTCATGGACGGCAAACCCCTTGCCGCCGCTTCTGTACGCATGGCGCGCATAAATACCGAAAAACGCCCCGTGCCGACTTCATGGCATGAGGATATCGCTGCCCGCACCAACAACAAGGGGGAATTCTCCTTTGTATTAAACCAGCCCGGTTGGTGGTGCTGTATGGCAAGCATTCCCGGCGATCCCCTCAAGGGGCCTGACGGACAGCCCAAGCCTCTGCAACTGGGGACGCTGTTCTGGTTGTATGTGGACAGTCTTTCCAGCGAGACGCGGAAGCGTTAG
- a CDS encoding ComF family protein, which yields MTHNHQPHAPARRGWLGSVLDRMQNALGLNQDRCLHCLRPFSPAFAAHPSAAPAPESLLCPQCSDLLAPYAGPRCPRCGIPPSDPQAGNSICGACLQNPPPWSGAAFYGIYQGALRHTLLRLKFDGHLYLAPLLGNFLLESVNCLPRPDVIVAVPQHPAHLRRRGYNQAHELARALQGLSGLPVSSRLLSRPVPGQEQAHLGAKDRRSNVCHSFAASSEVKGLHVWIVDDVMTTGSTMNAAASALLAGGAARVDAVFAARTPLNTASEISEMPSYSG from the coding sequence ATGACGCATAACCATCAGCCGCACGCACCTGCACGTCGCGGCTGGCTGGGTTCTGTCCTGGACCGCATGCAAAACGCACTGGGGCTGAACCAAGACCGCTGTTTGCACTGTCTGCGTCCCTTTTCCCCTGCGTTTGCGGCCCATCCCAGTGCCGCGCCAGCGCCGGAATCCCTCCTTTGCCCTCAATGCAGCGACCTGCTCGCCCCTTACGCCGGGCCCAGATGCCCGCGTTGCGGAATTCCTCCTTCTGATCCGCAGGCTGGCAACAGCATCTGCGGCGCATGCCTTCAAAATCCTCCGCCGTGGAGCGGCGCGGCTTTCTACGGCATCTATCAGGGGGCCCTGCGGCACACCCTGCTGCGACTCAAATTTGACGGGCATCTGTACCTTGCCCCCCTGCTGGGAAATTTTCTGCTTGAATCCGTGAACTGCCTGCCCCGGCCGGATGTCATTGTGGCAGTACCACAACATCCCGCCCATCTGCGCCGCCGGGGGTACAATCAGGCCCACGAACTGGCGCGGGCACTCCAGGGCCTGTCAGGCCTGCCTGTGTCGTCAAGGCTGCTTTCCCGCCCTGTGCCCGGTCAGGAGCAGGCGCACCTGGGGGCAAAAGACCGGCGCAGCAATGTGTGCCACAGCTTTGCCGCCTCCTCCGAAGTCAAGGGGCTGCATGTGTGGATTGTGGATGACGTTATGACCACTGGCAGCACCATGAACGCAGCGGCCAGCGCCCTGCTCGCAGGTGGAGCTGCGCGGGTGGATGCAGTCTTTGCGGCCAGAACGCCGCTCAACACTGCCTCCGAAATTTCGGAGATGCCAAGCTATTCGGGATAA
- a CDS encoding flavodoxin family protein, with protein MNNVLVLQCSPHVGGVSDSVATLFTKGMAEAGIETRTVALRDYSFSPCTGCGGCSRPPHKCVLANRPLPGQNDACAQMDQAEEVFQMINEAHLVMISSPIYFYFLPAHFKALIDRTQRFWMLQGGEDRVPLPLSRAKPVLVAMTAGRRRGNLLFSGSLLSLKYFLSPLGAAVRETRLLRGLESIKDLHERPAVMAALHAWGHDWGHRLATENASYELTPPLPDAADKP; from the coding sequence ATGAACAACGTGCTTGTGCTCCAGTGCAGTCCTCATGTGGGAGGCGTTTCTGATTCGGTGGCGACCCTTTTTACAAAGGGTATGGCCGAAGCCGGAATTGAAACGCGCACTGTAGCCTTGCGCGATTACTCATTTTCGCCCTGTACAGGCTGCGGCGGCTGCTCCAGGCCGCCGCACAAATGCGTACTGGCCAACCGCCCCCTGCCCGGCCAGAATGATGCCTGCGCCCAGATGGATCAGGCTGAGGAAGTTTTCCAGATGATCAACGAAGCACATCTGGTCATGATTTCTTCTCCCATTTACTTCTATTTTCTTCCCGCGCACTTCAAGGCGCTTATCGACAGAACCCAGCGGTTCTGGATGCTGCAGGGCGGCGAAGACCGCGTTCCCCTGCCGCTTTCCCGCGCAAAGCCCGTGCTTGTAGCCATGACCGCAGGGCGGCGGCGCGGCAATCTGCTGTTTTCAGGTTCTCTGCTTTCCCTCAAATACTTTCTGTCCCCCCTTGGGGCCGCCGTTCGGGAAACCCGACTGCTTCGCGGACTTGAATCAATCAAGGATCTGCACGAACGCCCCGCAGTAATGGCCGCCCTGCATGCCTGGGGGCACGACTGGGGCCACAGGCTCGCCACAGAAAATGCCAGCTACGAGCTGACCCCGCCCCTGCCCGATGCTGCGGACAAACCATAG
- a CDS encoding MBL fold metallo-hydrolase, translating into MPVATFPLGPLQTNSYLIHSGTQAVAVDVGGDPEPMLEYLATHGLKLAAICITHRHFDHVYGVADLQKATGAPVYISADDDCLEGTESAQGGLWGFPTVTPYQSQPIALGKTSFGSMECEVFATPGHTPGGVSLFFPTEQLVFTGDALFYRSIGRTDFPGGDHNGLLRSVTEVLFKLPEDTVVYPGHGPSTTIGDEKKSNPFCGEFQL; encoded by the coding sequence ATGCCAGTTGCCACGTTTCCCCTCGGCCCTTTGCAGACCAACAGCTACCTTATCCACAGCGGCACTCAGGCAGTTGCGGTGGACGTGGGCGGCGATCCGGAACCCATGCTGGAGTATCTTGCTACGCACGGTCTGAAACTGGCTGCCATCTGCATCACCCATCGGCACTTTGACCACGTTTACGGAGTGGCGGATTTGCAGAAGGCCACAGGAGCACCTGTTTACATCAGCGCCGATGATGACTGTCTGGAGGGGACGGAATCGGCGCAGGGCGGTCTGTGGGGCTTTCCCACTGTGACGCCGTATCAGTCTCAGCCCATAGCTCTAGGCAAGACCTCATTCGGCAGTATGGAATGCGAAGTGTTTGCCACCCCTGGGCACACCCCGGGCGGCGTTTCGCTGTTTTTCCCTACTGAACAGCTTGTTTTTACGGGCGACGCGCTCTTTTACCGCTCCATTGGCCGCACGGACTTTCCAGGCGGCGACCACAACGGCCTGCTCCGCTCGGTGACGGAAGTGCTTTTTAAACTGCCGGAAGACACCGTTGTGTACCCTGGGCACGGGCCCTCCACCACCATTGGCGATGAAAAAAAGAGCAACCCTTTTTGCGGTGAATTTCAGCTATGA
- a CDS encoding tetratricopeptide repeat protein, with protein MQKNCPQLELAREDLMEMEGLLCEQLSSFLSFSGHALYFPTSRAPEDPQLLSRERRLLLPLRRDDHLLGVAMLHGVKAREARPLLPFLPAITALCLENLARAKAMRTDSVTGLATEEALFAHMENAAERLRAYLEEPGAEESGPAPLHWLCMGIVLLRLANGDSVVRRGGHAFAEKYLKALADACREALPSDVLAARVGRWEIALLFPASGRGACHKLARAALTRMEAVRMPYPLLKKPVRPRLCAGHALYPQDMRGTEMHLEMHDQARLCMDRARLAADVAGQEADGAQAVESRIMPFARILQEGGMVLESLPLGRVRLSLGRQAKAREGMRFALWGQAESGSPHYKGELVVLHTRDTDSVAEALHLVDVTCRPEVGDRLTLLGETPVLSPDLDEQDFSGARPAIPDAAVAAQELNQRAESAEDGKHAAAACGASASAVPPPAECSGGLCGHGDFLNRFAVEAERRNRFTLCLLRLEPGNSDVGDAAHSDAVPLDGMHDAANRQGIIETSLSLWRDALGKAQTLPQPMAGRYGSNSLIFFHPDVEAQALVPLYEGVCGKLNSRDISASVGLAGYPFLQFRRGEMPDCALKALEYALLLPDPKVGVCNSLALNISADRRYSLGDVFGAVEEYKLALLADEANAMAWNSLGVCMAALGRQHEALRHFMEALRHGPDKALAEQIYYNLGTVCQGLGEKRAAARYYRQCVKVSPEHQFAHIRLGQLCEQGGRRAEARRFYEIAAALEDARPGAPSLARRHLARVAVRQRKGGEARELLHEALVRNPQDAASMLLLANIYLDSNEDPAMAELLARKSAGLHDKPEAWETLARALRKLGREEEARVAEAKAVLS; from the coding sequence ATGCAAAAAAACTGCCCGCAGCTCGAACTCGCGCGTGAAGACCTCATGGAAATGGAAGGCCTGTTGTGTGAACAATTGTCTTCATTCCTGTCCTTTTCAGGGCACGCCCTGTATTTTCCCACCAGCCGAGCGCCCGAAGATCCGCAGCTGCTGTCGCGGGAGCGGAGGTTGTTGTTGCCCTTGCGGCGCGACGACCATCTGCTTGGCGTTGCCATGCTCCACGGCGTCAAGGCGCGCGAGGCCCGGCCACTTTTGCCATTTCTGCCTGCCATAACGGCCCTGTGCCTGGAAAATCTTGCCAGAGCCAAGGCCATGCGCACGGATTCCGTTACCGGGCTTGCCACAGAAGAGGCCCTGTTTGCGCATATGGAAAATGCCGCAGAGCGTTTGCGGGCCTACCTGGAAGAGCCGGGCGCGGAAGAAAGCGGCCCAGCACCTCTGCACTGGCTGTGCATGGGGATTGTGCTGCTGCGCCTTGCCAACGGGGATTCTGTAGTGCGGCGCGGCGGGCATGCTTTTGCAGAAAAATATCTCAAGGCTCTGGCAGACGCCTGCCGCGAGGCCCTGCCATCGGATGTTCTGGCAGCGCGCGTGGGCCGCTGGGAGATTGCCTTGCTCTTTCCCGCCAGCGGGAGAGGAGCCTGTCACAAGCTGGCCCGCGCAGCCCTGACCCGCATGGAAGCGGTACGCATGCCCTATCCGCTGCTGAAAAAGCCCGTGCGCCCGCGTCTGTGCGCCGGGCATGCTCTGTACCCGCAAGATATGCGTGGTACAGAAATGCACCTTGAAATGCACGATCAGGCCCGCCTGTGCATGGACCGCGCCCGCCTTGCCGCTGATGTGGCCGGGCAGGAGGCCGACGGCGCGCAGGCTGTGGAAAGTCGCATCATGCCCTTTGCGCGCATACTGCAAGAAGGCGGTATGGTGCTGGAATCACTGCCGCTGGGCCGTGTGCGGCTGAGCCTTGGGCGTCAGGCCAAGGCCCGCGAGGGCATGCGCTTTGCCCTGTGGGGACAGGCGGAAAGCGGTTCGCCCCATTACAAGGGCGAACTGGTGGTGCTGCATACTCGGGATACGGATTCCGTTGCCGAGGCCCTGCATCTGGTTGACGTTACCTGCCGCCCCGAGGTGGGGGACAGGCTCACCTTGCTGGGTGAAACGCCCGTTCTGAGCCCGGATCTGGACGAACAGGACTTTTCCGGCGCGCGCCCTGCCATTCCGGATGCGGCGGTGGCGGCACAGGAGCTGAACCAGAGGGCAGAATCCGCCGAAGATGGCAAACATGCCGCTGCTGCATGTGGTGCTTCCGCGTCTGCCGTACCGCCGCCAGCAGAATGTTCTGGCGGTTTGTGCGGTCACGGTGATTTTTTGAACCGTTTTGCCGTGGAGGCGGAGCGGCGCAACCGCTTTACGCTTTGCCTGCTGCGTCTGGAACCGGGCAATTCTGATGTGGGCGATGCCGCACACTCGGATGCCGTTCCGCTGGACGGCATGCACGATGCTGCAAATCGGCAGGGTATTATTGAAACCTCCCTCAGCCTGTGGCGCGATGCCCTTGGCAAAGCGCAGACCCTGCCGCAGCCGATGGCTGGACGCTACGGCAGCAACAGCCTGATATTTTTCCATCCGGATGTGGAAGCACAAGCCCTTGTGCCACTGTACGAGGGCGTGTGCGGCAAACTGAACAGCCGTGACATTTCGGCTTCTGTGGGCCTTGCGGGCTATCCCTTCCTTCAGTTCCGCAGAGGAGAAATGCCCGACTGCGCCCTGAAAGCTCTGGAGTACGCCCTGCTGCTGCCAGACCCCAAGGTGGGGGTGTGCAATTCGCTTGCGCTCAATATCAGCGCAGACAGGCGTTACAGTCTCGGCGATGTTTTTGGCGCAGTGGAAGAATACAAGCTTGCGTTGCTGGCTGACGAGGCCAATGCCATGGCCTGGAATTCCCTTGGCGTGTGCATGGCGGCCCTTGGGCGGCAGCATGAAGCTCTGCGGCATTTTATGGAAGCCCTGCGGCACGGGCCGGATAAGGCCCTTGCCGAACAGATTTACTACAATCTGGGCACGGTCTGCCAGGGGCTTGGAGAAAAGCGCGCCGCCGCCAGATATTATCGGCAGTGCGTCAAGGTTTCGCCAGAGCACCAGTTTGCTCACATCCGTCTTGGGCAACTGTGCGAACAGGGCGGCAGAAGGGCAGAGGCCCGGCGTTTTTACGAAATAGCCGCCGCCCTCGAGGATGCGCGCCCCGGCGCGCCCAGCCTTGCCCGCAGGCACCTTGCGCGTGTGGCTGTGCGCCAGCGCAAGGGCGGCGAGGCCCGCGAACTGCTGCACGAGGCGCTGGTGCGCAATCCGCAGGATGCGGCCTCCATGCTGCTGCTGGCGAATATCTATCTGGACAGCAATGAAGACCCGGCCATGGCGGAACTGCTGGCCCGCAAAAGCGCCGGCCTGCACGACAAGCCCGAAGCATGGGAAACTCTTGCCCGAGCCCTGCGCAAACTTGGGCGGGAAGAAGAAGCCCGCGTGGCCGAAGCCAAGGCCGTGCTTTCCTAG